One stretch of Roseimicrobium sp. ORNL1 DNA includes these proteins:
- a CDS encoding ABC transporter permease has product MSDLSTTPPSVQASADEEDWDLEIRPRSGWFELHLEDLWRYRDLVRMFVRRDFVAQYKQTILGPLWFLIQPLLTTLTFTVIFSGVAQLSTDGLPPLLFYLAGTTPWNYFSTCVTKTSTTFTANANIFGKVYFPRLVTPLSIVISTLIQFGIQFALLLGMLFWYLAKGTPLHPNWLAIVGMTPLLILLMASLGLGFGIIVSSLTTKYRDLSFLVTFGIQLAMYATPVVYPLSSVSEKYRAWLELNPMTSIVEAFRAVYLGAGTFSWPALGYSTIFTVITLALGVLIFNRVEKTFMDTV; this is encoded by the coding sequence ATGTCCGATCTGTCCACTACCCCGCCGTCCGTACAGGCATCCGCTGACGAAGAAGATTGGGATCTCGAAATCCGCCCGCGATCGGGCTGGTTTGAACTGCACCTGGAGGACCTGTGGCGCTACCGCGACCTGGTACGGATGTTTGTTCGCCGCGACTTTGTAGCGCAGTACAAGCAGACGATCCTGGGACCGCTGTGGTTCCTCATCCAGCCGCTGCTCACCACGCTGACCTTCACCGTCATCTTCAGCGGTGTGGCGCAGTTGTCGACGGACGGGCTGCCGCCGCTCCTCTTCTACCTCGCCGGCACCACGCCGTGGAACTACTTCTCCACCTGCGTGACGAAGACCTCCACCACCTTCACCGCCAATGCCAATATCTTTGGCAAGGTGTACTTCCCGCGGCTGGTCACACCACTCTCCATCGTCATCTCCACACTCATCCAGTTCGGCATCCAGTTCGCGCTGCTGCTGGGCATGCTGTTCTGGTATTTGGCCAAGGGCACTCCCCTGCACCCGAACTGGCTCGCCATCGTGGGCATGACCCCGCTGCTTATCTTGCTGATGGCCAGCCTCGGTCTCGGATTTGGCATCATCGTTTCATCGCTCACGACCAAGTATCGCGACCTTTCCTTCCTCGTCACGTTCGGCATCCAGCTCGCCATGTATGCCACGCCCGTGGTGTATCCGCTTTCGAGCGTGAGTGAGAAGTACCGCGCGTGGCTTGAGCTCAATCCCATGACCTCCATCGTGGAAGCCTTCCGCGCCGTGTATCTGGGTGCAGGTACCTTCTCGTGGCCGGCGCTTGGCTACAGCACCATCTTCACCGTCATTACCCTCGCTCTCGGCGTCCTGATCTTCAATCGCGTGGAGAAGACCTTCATGGACACGGTGTAG